One genomic region from Paraburkholderia azotifigens encodes:
- a CDS encoding aminopeptidase P N-terminal domain-containing protein: MTDLTPAIDIHRQRRARVLETLRAAGGGVAIVPTAPETLRNRDADYPYRHDSYFYYLTGFTEPEATLVLDAGAKPNEPASILFCRAKNAERETREGFRFGPDGAREAFGFDAAFAFDDIDTQLPRIIADKRALHYALGASEQFDGKVRQWLDAVRMQGRSGVLAPSAVHDLMPLLDDMRLVKDEHELSIMRRAAAISAQAHRRAMAACRPGVREYELEAELLYTFRKHGAQAPAYGSIVAAGANACVLHYPAGNAAAQDGDLILIDAACELDGYASDITRTFPANGRFTPAQREIYDIVTAAQQAAIDATKAGANFDAPHQAAVRVLAQGLLDTGILNRDLFASVDEVIDERAYARFYMHRTGHWLGMDVHDAGDYRERGVPADENGALPWRTLKPGMTLTIEPGLYIRAADDVPEKYWNIGIRIEDDAIVTATGCELITRDVPVDADEIEALMHDAQKTGAA; encoded by the coding sequence ATGACCGATCTGACTCCGGCTATCGACATCCACCGTCAGCGCCGCGCGCGCGTGCTCGAGACGCTGCGCGCGGCGGGCGGCGGCGTCGCAATCGTTCCGACCGCGCCCGAAACGCTGCGCAACCGCGACGCCGACTATCCGTACCGCCACGACAGCTATTTCTACTATCTCACCGGTTTCACCGAACCCGAAGCGACGCTCGTGCTCGATGCAGGCGCAAAACCGAACGAGCCTGCGTCGATTCTGTTCTGCCGCGCGAAGAACGCCGAGCGTGAAACGAGGGAAGGCTTTCGCTTCGGTCCCGACGGTGCGCGCGAAGCATTCGGTTTCGATGCCGCTTTTGCGTTCGACGACATCGACACGCAACTGCCGCGCATCATCGCCGACAAGCGGGCGCTGCACTATGCGCTCGGGGCGTCGGAACAGTTCGACGGCAAGGTGCGCCAATGGCTCGACGCCGTGCGCATGCAGGGCCGAAGCGGCGTGCTCGCGCCGTCGGCCGTTCATGACCTGATGCCCTTGCTCGACGACATGCGGCTCGTGAAAGACGAGCACGAGCTGTCGATCATGCGCCGCGCCGCCGCGATCTCCGCGCAGGCGCATCGTCGAGCGATGGCCGCGTGCCGTCCGGGCGTGCGTGAATACGAACTCGAAGCCGAACTGCTGTACACGTTCCGCAAGCACGGCGCGCAGGCGCCCGCGTATGGTTCGATCGTGGCCGCGGGCGCGAACGCCTGTGTGCTGCACTACCCGGCGGGCAATGCCGCCGCGCAGGATGGCGACCTGATCCTGATCGATGCCGCGTGCGAGCTGGACGGCTACGCGTCCGATATCACGCGCACCTTCCCGGCGAACGGCCGCTTCACGCCTGCGCAGCGCGAAATCTACGATATCGTGACGGCCGCGCAGCAAGCCGCCATCGACGCGACGAAAGCGGGCGCGAACTTCGACGCGCCGCATCAGGCCGCCGTGCGTGTGCTCGCGCAAGGGCTGCTCGACACGGGCATCCTGAATCGCGATCTGTTCGCGAGCGTCGACGAAGTGATCGACGAACGCGCCTACGCGCGGTTCTACATGCATCGCACAGGGCACTGGCTCGGAATGGACGTGCACGACGCTGGCGACTATCGCGAGCGCGGCGTGCCCGCCGACGAAAACGGCGCGCTGCCGTGGCGCACGCTGAAGCCGGGCATGACGCTGACCATCGAGCCGGGCCTCTACATTCGCGCAGCGGATGACGTGCCCGAAAAGTACTGGAACATCGGCATTCGCATCGAGGACGACGCGATCGTCACGGCGACGGGCTGCGAGCTGATCACACGCGACGTGCCCGTCGATGCGGACGAAATCGAAGCGTTGATGCACGACGCGCAAAAGACGGGCGCGGCCTGA
- a CDS encoding glutathione S-transferase N-terminal domain-containing protein, with amino-acid sequence MKLIGSLSSPFVRKARIVLAEKKIDYRFELENVWADDTAIHDFNPIGKVPCLVMEDGAAVFDSRVICEYVDTLSPVCKLVPQSGRERVEVRCWEALADGIMDAAVLIRLEGVLREEVHRSASWVARQQHKIDDGLTAMAQGLGAKTWCAGNHYTLADVAVGCALSYLDFRMPQLNWRERHPNLDKHYQKLSQRPSFVDTVLT; translated from the coding sequence ATGAAACTCATCGGTTCGCTGTCGAGCCCGTTTGTCCGCAAGGCGCGGATCGTGCTCGCCGAAAAGAAAATCGACTACAGGTTCGAGCTGGAAAACGTCTGGGCCGACGACACGGCCATCCACGACTTCAATCCGATCGGCAAGGTGCCGTGTCTCGTGATGGAAGACGGCGCCGCCGTGTTCGATTCGCGCGTGATCTGCGAATACGTCGACACGCTGTCGCCCGTGTGCAAGCTCGTGCCGCAGTCGGGCCGCGAGCGTGTCGAAGTGCGCTGCTGGGAAGCGCTCGCCGACGGCATCATGGACGCCGCCGTGCTGATCCGTCTCGAAGGCGTGCTGCGCGAGGAAGTACACCGCAGCGCATCGTGGGTCGCGCGTCAGCAGCACAAGATCGACGACGGTCTGACCGCGATGGCGCAAGGGCTCGGTGCGAAGACCTGGTGCGCGGGCAACCACTACACGCTCGCCGACGTGGCCGTCGGGTGCGCGCTGAGCTATCTGGACTTCCGCATGCCGCAGCTGAACTGGCGCGAGCGTCATCCGAATCTCGACAAGCACTATCAGAAGCTGTCGCAACGACCGTCGTTCGTCGACACCGTATTGACCTGA
- a CDS encoding M48 family metallopeptidase, whose protein sequence is MKTIRVALAAAACGVLAACSGMSLDPNSLVQSGSQAVQAASLTDSDVRTLSDKSCAQLDSENQIAPAGSPYTKRLNKIASQLGDNINGVPVNYKVYITKDVNAWAMANGCVRVYSGLMDMMTDDEVRGVVGHEMGHVALGHTKKAMQVAYAASAVRSVASSAGGIAGALSASQLGDFSEKLINAQFSQTQESAADDYSFDIQKKKGQDPSGLVTAFQKLAKLDGGKSSMLSSHPASAARAQHIQQRIASNK, encoded by the coding sequence ATGAAAACGATCCGCGTTGCTCTCGCTGCCGCCGCTTGCGGCGTGCTTGCCGCCTGTTCAGGGATGAGCCTCGATCCCAATTCTCTCGTGCAATCCGGCTCGCAGGCCGTGCAGGCTGCGTCGCTCACCGATTCCGATGTGCGCACGCTGTCCGACAAGTCCTGCGCGCAGCTCGACTCCGAAAACCAGATCGCGCCCGCCGGCAGCCCGTACACGAAGCGCCTGAACAAGATCGCGTCGCAACTCGGCGACAACATCAACGGCGTGCCCGTCAACTACAAGGTCTACATCACGAAAGACGTCAACGCGTGGGCAATGGCGAACGGCTGCGTGCGCGTCTATAGCGGTCTGATGGACATGATGACGGACGACGAAGTGCGCGGCGTCGTCGGTCACGAAATGGGCCACGTCGCGCTCGGCCACACGAAGAAGGCGATGCAGGTCGCGTATGCGGCGTCGGCGGTGCGCTCGGTGGCGTCGTCGGCGGGCGGGATTGCGGGTGCGCTCTCGGCATCGCAGCTCGGCGACTTCTCCGAGAAGCTGATCAACGCGCAGTTCTCGCAAACGCAGGAATCGGCGGCCGACGACTATTCGTTCGATATCCAGAAGAAGAAAGGCCAGGACCCGTCCGGTCTTGTCACCGCGTTCCAGAAACTCGCGAAGCTCGACGGCGGCAAGTCGAGCATGCTGAGTTCGCATCCGGCGTCGGCGGCGCGCGCGCAGCATATCCAGCAGCGAATCGCGTCGAACAAGTAA